A genomic stretch from Ureibacillus composti includes:
- the comGD gene encoding competence type IV pilus minor pilin ComGD, with amino-acid sequence MISKLKSSAGFTLIEMLLVLFILGMISSVIFQLSFKYTEKQETDLFFNQLLLDLQSIQSHAIETKKTTYVSFEENHYRVYHQPTDPFIKRNFPDGITFNKYSNLKIITFTSVGDILRFGKLIFYTPHGTKELMIYIEKGRMKFVE; translated from the coding sequence ATGATTAGTAAATTAAAAAGTAGTGCGGGTTTTACTTTAATTGAAATGTTACTTGTTTTGTTCATTTTGGGAATGATTTCATCTGTCATTTTCCAACTATCATTTAAATACACAGAGAAGCAAGAAACAGATCTGTTTTTTAATCAACTATTGTTAGATTTACAGAGTATACAATCTCATGCTATTGAAACTAAAAAAACTACTTATGTTTCCTTTGAGGAAAACCATTATCGAGTCTATCATCAACCAACAGATCCTTTCATAAAGAGAAATTTCCCAGATGGTATTACATTTAATAAATATAGTAACTTGAAAATCATAACATTTACATCAGTTGGCGATATTCTTCGTTTTGGGAAACTCATTTTTTATACACCCCACGGTACAAAAGAATTAATGATTTATATTGAAAAAGGTCGGATGAAATTTGTTGAATGA
- the comGC gene encoding competence type IV pilus major pilin ComGC, with product MIVLKSEKGFTLVEMLIVLLIISVLILITVPNVSKHFTSIDEKGCDAYIKMVQGQVQAYKIDNKKYPDSIATLKTDGYLGKDVEATCPNGDPVNIDDTGKVTVSSNPTEDTTGKLENND from the coding sequence ATAATCGTGTTAAAAAGTGAAAAAGGATTTACGCTAGTGGAAATGTTAATCGTGTTATTAATAATCTCTGTGTTAATTTTAATTACGGTTCCTAATGTATCAAAACATTTTACATCAATCGATGAAAAGGGCTGTGATGCCTATATTAAAATGGTGCAAGGACAGGTACAGGCCTATAAAATTGACAACAAGAAGTATCCAGATTCTATTGCAACGTTAAAGACTGACGGGTATTTAGGTAAAGATGTAGAAGCTACTTGTCCTAATGGAGATCCAGTCAATATTGATGACACAGGTAAGGTAACCGTTTCAAGTAACCCGACTGAGGATACAACTGGTAAGTTAGAAAATAATGATTAG
- the comGB gene encoding competence type IV pilus assembly protein ComGB, producing the protein MYQQLLNIRSFLFYRKKVKKINHLSSLLRRLSILLQEGYTFSDSIQMLLPYHVDDVDYWKNHVDEKFRGGGQIIDILQSFSIPKHYLVAIKIAEDSGGIQLALKNVANQMEFNEMMRNKLGKLLVYPTVLLIFIFGIFLAFRTFFLPNLENIINSRSTNHEFSSLWISNLFLHLPDFILIFGILVFFCVLLFVYGLNKQSVEAQSALLLKIPIVNYFYRLHLTRTIGRSLGNLIVSGFSLQQALQILKQQQLNLHLSYIMSKLEKRIIYGDSLSNAALNLSCFFPKFDEFIKHGEKSGYLGRELLLYCELLDDKLQSIVKTSVAVVQPLFFILIAVCIIAAYLSVLLPMYNLIEII; encoded by the coding sequence ATGTATCAACAACTTCTTAATATAAGATCATTTCTTTTTTATAGAAAAAAAGTAAAAAAAATAAATCACCTATCATCGTTACTAAGACGCCTAAGCATATTACTTCAGGAAGGATATACGTTTTCAGATTCAATTCAAATGCTATTACCTTATCATGTAGACGATGTTGACTATTGGAAAAATCATGTTGATGAAAAATTTCGAGGAGGTGGCCAAATAATCGATATTTTACAAAGCTTTTCCATTCCAAAACATTATTTGGTTGCAATTAAAATTGCAGAAGATAGTGGAGGGATTCAGTTAGCTTTGAAAAATGTAGCAAATCAAATGGAATTCAATGAAATGATGAGGAATAAATTGGGGAAACTTTTAGTTTATCCTACAGTATTGCTTATTTTTATTTTTGGGATCTTTCTTGCATTCCGTACATTTTTTCTCCCAAATCTTGAAAATATCATTAATTCAAGGTCCACTAATCATGAATTCTCAAGTCTTTGGATCTCAAATCTCTTTCTACATTTACCAGACTTTATCCTCATATTTGGTATTCTGGTATTTTTCTGTGTTCTACTTTTCGTCTATGGATTAAATAAACAATCCGTCGAGGCACAGTCTGCATTGTTATTAAAAATTCCCATTGTCAATTACTTTTATAGACTGCACTTAACGAGAACTATTGGACGGTCTTTAGGAAATTTAATCGTTAGCGGTTTTTCATTACAGCAAGCACTTCAAATTCTTAAACAACAACAATTAAATCTACATCTGTCCTACATTATGAGCAAACTTGAAAAGCGTATTATATATGGAGATTCTTTGTCAAACGCTGCATTAAATTTGTCGTGCTTCTTTCCAAAGTTTGATGAGTTTATTAAGCATGGCGAAAAAAGTGGCTATCTTGGGAGGGAATTGTTACTGTATTGTGAATTGCTAGACGATAAGCTTCAATCCATCGTCAAAACGAGCGTGGCAGTTGTTCAGCCTTTATTTTTTATCCTCATAGCAGTCTGCATTATTGCAGCATATTTAAGTGTGCTTCTCCCTATGTATAATCTTATTGAAATTATTTAA
- the comGA gene encoding competence type IV pilus ATPase ComGA, with product MMEMESVVESKSEQLLLKALHFGASDLHLVPTKEKFIIHFRKYGKLFPAGDLPFEIGDRMISFFKFLSSLDIGEKRKPQSGSFHKEFLQKIYAFRVSTLPSVFQRESLVIRLMLQNSSYPISSLCYHPKKAEKLLNLVHSRQGLLLFCGATGSGKTTSLYSLVNYCSETLARHVISLEDPVESSQSHLLQIQVNERAGITYAAGLRAILRHSPDVIMIGEIRDRETANIAIEAALTGHLVLSTIHAKDSVNCLYRLMDLGVSIEEIRQALIGIAAQCLIEVGQSEERKAIYEILSDLYLYEALASAMGGQEYKLPLQETLQFQVQAVGVNKSNVSTTS from the coding sequence ATGATGGAAATGGAATCAGTAGTGGAAAGTAAAAGTGAACAATTATTACTGAAGGCATTGCACTTTGGTGCGTCAGACCTGCATCTTGTTCCTACGAAAGAAAAGTTTATAATCCATTTTAGAAAATATGGAAAGTTATTTCCTGCGGGTGATCTTCCCTTTGAAATTGGAGATCGTATGATCAGTTTCTTTAAATTTTTATCTTCATTAGATATCGGAGAAAAACGAAAACCTCAAAGTGGTTCTTTTCATAAGGAATTTCTGCAAAAAATATATGCATTTCGTGTTTCAACTCTACCTTCAGTTTTCCAAAGAGAAAGTCTTGTCATTCGGTTAATGCTTCAAAATTCCTCCTATCCAATTTCCTCCTTATGTTACCATCCTAAAAAAGCAGAAAAATTATTGAATCTTGTTCATAGTCGTCAGGGGCTTTTATTATTTTGTGGTGCAACAGGTTCAGGTAAAACGACCTCGCTATATTCATTAGTCAATTATTGTAGTGAAACACTGGCCAGACATGTAATTTCATTAGAGGATCCTGTGGAAAGTAGTCAATCTCATCTGCTTCAAATACAAGTAAATGAAAGAGCGGGTATCACTTATGCTGCTGGACTAAGAGCGATTTTACGTCACTCTCCTGACGTTATTATGATAGGGGAAATTCGTGATAGGGAAACTGCGAATATAGCAATTGAAGCTGCATTAACTGGCCACTTAGTGTTATCAACAATACATGCGAAAGATTCTGTGAACTGTCTATATCGATTAATGGACTTAGGTGTTTCAATTGAAGAAATTAGACAAGCACTTATTGGCATTGCCGCACAATGCTTAATTGAAGTTGGACAATCTGAAGAAAGAAAAGCGATTTATGAGATCTTGAGTGATCTTTATTTATATGAAGCATTAGCAAGTGCGATGGGAGGACAGGAGTACAAACTTCCGTTACAAGAAACTTTGCAGTTCCAAGTGCAGGCAGTTGGGGTGAATAAAAGCAATGTATCAACAACTTCTTAA
- a CDS encoding transcriptional regulator: protein MLIHPLKVTSTLADKTRYQIYEYMLQQKKYFTVQDIATQFDIHPNVSRLHLTKLAEINLITADYVKTGKGGRPGRVYKASEEGIVLSFPKRDEGHLLKWTLQIIKDYGSEALEKAKAISYQDGFENVKETFIKEKITKNSLDFNNKLNILANASSMIGYFPQISETDQGKKIIFTIYNCPFRNQIQEYNEIVCALHEAYLQGQIDALFSENELLQTESMVHDCELCQYKILIQEPSLL from the coding sequence TTGTTGATACATCCATTAAAGGTGACAAGCACTTTGGCAGATAAGACTCGCTATCAGATTTACGAATATATGTTACAACAAAAAAAGTATTTTACAGTTCAAGATATCGCTACACAATTCGATATTCACCCAAATGTTTCTAGACTTCATTTAACAAAGCTGGCAGAAATTAATTTAATTACAGCGGATTATGTCAAAACTGGTAAGGGAGGACGCCCTGGACGAGTTTATAAGGCATCAGAGGAAGGAATTGTTCTAAGTTTTCCTAAACGAGACGAAGGCCATTTACTGAAGTGGACGTTACAAATAATTAAGGATTATGGTTCAGAAGCATTAGAAAAAGCAAAAGCAATTAGTTATCAAGATGGTTTTGAAAATGTAAAAGAAACTTTCATCAAAGAAAAAATAACGAAAAATAGCTTAGACTTTAATAATAAGTTAAATATATTAGCAAATGCTTCTTCGATGATAGGATATTTCCCTCAAATTAGTGAAACAGATCAAGGAAAGAAAATTATCTTTACAATCTATAATTGTCCATTCAGAAACCAAATTCAAGAATATAATGAAATTGTTTGTGCTTTACATGAGGCATATTTACAAGGTCAAATAGACGCTTTATTCTCTGAAAACGAATTACTCCAAACAGAAAGCATGGTTCACGATTGTGAGCTTTGTCAGTATAAAATTCTCATTCAAGAACCATCATTACTATAG
- a CDS encoding DUF2626 family protein yields MGNMYKVMAFWTGIFAVMFYLGDMYEVSLLFVGNSVLFLLLGLLNLSERMYMYIFGAYLTVFFAGFTYYTTFIHVPGGGH; encoded by the coding sequence ATGGGCAATATGTATAAAGTTATGGCTTTCTGGACAGGTATTTTTGCCGTTATGTTCTACCTTGGTGATATGTACGAGGTTTCGCTATTATTCGTTGGTAATTCTGTATTATTCCTTTTATTAGGCTTATTAAACCTTTCAGAACGTATGTACATGTACATTTTCGGTGCGTATTTAACAGTTTTCTTTGCAGGATTTACGTACTATACTACCTTCATTCACGTACCAGGTGGAGGCCACTAA
- a CDS encoding MBL fold metallo-hydrolase has translation MLNVKSFSLGPVQTNCYIVSNKQKECIIFDPGEESDRIIKEVRKSNLNPLAIFLTHTHFDHIGAVDDLRKTFNLPLFVHEKEVSWLSDPSKNGSAKYAELPNYIVGLPEKEHIIRNEQIFEIKDFTFKAVFTPGHSPGSVSYIFENDSFAIVGDTLFEGSIGRTDLIGGSMEVLLKSIHEKLLILPEDTIIYPGHGDYTTPGVEMEMNPFLHGF, from the coding sequence TTGTTGAATGTAAAATCTTTTAGTTTAGGACCAGTTCAAACAAACTGTTATATCGTTAGTAATAAGCAAAAGGAATGTATTATATTCGATCCAGGGGAAGAATCAGACCGAATAATAAAAGAAGTAAGAAAAAGTAATTTAAATCCTCTAGCAATTTTCTTAACGCACACACATTTTGATCATATCGGTGCAGTTGATGATTTAAGAAAAACGTTTAATTTGCCATTATTTGTCCATGAAAAAGAAGTTAGCTGGCTTTCAGATCCGTCGAAAAATGGATCTGCAAAATATGCGGAACTGCCCAACTACATTGTAGGATTGCCTGAAAAAGAACATATCATACGAAACGAACAAATATTTGAAATTAAAGATTTTACTTTCAAAGCTGTTTTTACACCTGGACATTCACCTGGTAGTGTGTCTTATATTTTTGAAAATGATAGTTTTGCTATTGTAGGAGATACGTTGTTTGAAGGAAGTATAGGAAGAACGGATTTAATTGGTGGCTCAATGGAAGTGCTCTTAAAATCAATTCATGAAAAGTTATTAATCCTTCCTGAAGATACAATTATTTATCCAGGACACGGTGACTATACAACACCTGGAGTAGAAATGGAAATGAACCCATTTTTACATGGTTTTTAA
- a CDS encoding DUF2759 domain-containing protein — translation MNLLMVIFALIAILSVVSVFRSIKEKNILSLIFGVAAAAIFGWFVIMTVLNQGYPPKLH, via the coding sequence ATGAACTTATTAATGGTTATTTTTGCTTTGATAGCAATCCTTTCAGTTGTTAGTGTATTCCGTTCTATTAAAGAAAAAAATATTCTTTCTTTAATTTTTGGTGTTGCAGCCGCTGCAATTTTCGGTTGGTTCGTCATCATGACTGTTTTAAATCAAGGTTATCCACCAAAATTACACTAA
- a CDS encoding LTA synthase family protein — translation MKSVKWPKHSILALAIIATWIKTAIVYHTSFDMKIENPMQELILLINPLSFLLFIYGLSLFLKTSKARNRYIITVSTLLSIVLFANVGFYRFYNDFITLPVLFQTSNFGELGTSISEIITWTDILYFVDIILLLVVIKFMPKFEGKMEVRKQVRRAYFVLSLAVLFLNLGLAESERPQLLTRSFDRELLVKNIGTYNYHLYDIYIQSKSSAQRALADGSELVEVDNYVQANQASVNEDMFGKYAGRNIILVQLESLQSFVINNEMNGEVVTPFLNSLTSDKDTYYFSDFYHQTGLGKTSDAEFLVENSLFGLGRGAVFFTHGGNTYNSMAESLGNNGYFSNVMHSNNKSFWNRDMIYKSLNIDKFYDLDSYQVTDENSVNWGLKDIPFFEQSVDLMTEMPQPFYSRMITLTNHYPFYLDEEDIMIPEYNSNSGTLNRYFQTVRYLDESIKVFFDELKEKGLYDNSIIVMYGDHYGISENHNKAMSMYLNKEEITPYDSALLQSVPLFIHVPGSGDGEVIDKTAGQIDLRPTILHLLGIDTSNDMQLGADLFSEEHEDFVIFRDGRFITDQYVYASEVCYDRDTGEEIGIEACQPYIERASVELEYSDKIINGDLLRFYDEETGNLKHESLE, via the coding sequence ATGAAATCAGTTAAATGGCCTAAACATTCGATTTTAGCTCTAGCAATTATTGCTACATGGATTAAAACAGCGATTGTATACCATACAAGTTTTGATATGAAAATCGAAAATCCAATGCAGGAATTGATTTTACTAATCAATCCTCTTAGTTTTTTACTTTTTATTTATGGTTTATCGTTATTCTTAAAAACGTCAAAAGCAAGAAATCGTTATATTATTACGGTTAGTACTCTTTTATCAATTGTCCTTTTTGCTAACGTTGGGTTTTATCGTTTCTATAATGACTTTATAACTTTACCTGTTTTGTTTCAAACAAGTAATTTTGGTGAATTAGGTACTTCGATTAGTGAAATTATCACTTGGACAGATATTCTCTATTTTGTCGATATTATCCTATTACTAGTAGTAATTAAGTTTATGCCAAAATTTGAAGGTAAAATGGAAGTCCGTAAACAAGTACGCCGTGCTTATTTTGTACTCTCTCTTGCGGTATTATTCTTGAACTTAGGATTAGCTGAAAGTGAACGTCCACAATTATTAACACGTAGTTTTGACCGAGAACTATTAGTGAAAAATATTGGGACATATAATTATCATTTATATGATATATATATCCAATCAAAATCATCTGCTCAACGCGCATTAGCTGATGGTAGTGAGCTAGTAGAAGTTGATAACTATGTTCAAGCCAATCAAGCATCTGTGAATGAAGACATGTTTGGTAAATATGCAGGAAGAAATATAATTCTTGTTCAATTAGAATCTTTACAAAGCTTCGTAATCAATAATGAAATGAATGGGGAAGTTGTAACTCCATTCTTAAATTCTTTAACTAGCGATAAAGACACTTATTATTTTAGTGACTTCTATCATCAAACTGGGTTAGGAAAGACGTCTGATGCTGAATTTTTAGTAGAGAACTCTTTATTTGGATTAGGACGTGGAGCAGTATTTTTTACCCACGGTGGAAATACGTATAATTCAATGGCAGAGAGTTTAGGTAACAATGGTTATTTTTCTAATGTGATGCACTCTAATAATAAATCGTTTTGGAATCGTGATATGATTTATAAATCTTTAAATATTGATAAATTCTATGATCTAGACTCGTATCAAGTCACAGACGAAAATTCAGTTAACTGGGGTTTGAAGGATATTCCATTCTTTGAGCAATCTGTTGATTTAATGACTGAAATGCCACAACCGTTTTATTCAAGAATGATTACGTTAACAAATCATTATCCGTTTTATTTAGATGAAGAAGATATTATGATTCCTGAATATAATTCGAATTCGGGTACATTAAACCGATACTTCCAAACAGTTCGTTATTTAGATGAATCGATAAAAGTATTCTTTGACGAACTGAAGGAAAAAGGCTTATATGATAATTCAATTATTGTAATGTACGGTGATCATTATGGTATTTCTGAAAACCATAATAAGGCGATGTCAATGTACTTAAATAAGGAAGAGATTACACCTTATGACAGTGCATTACTTCAGTCAGTGCCATTATTTATCCATGTACCTGGTTCAGGAGATGGTGAAGTAATAGATAAAACAGCCGGTCAAATTGATTTAAGACCTACTATCTTACATCTGCTAGGTATTGATACATCGAACGATATGCAATTAGGTGCGGATTTGTTCTCCGAAGAACATGAAGACTTTGTGATTTTCCGTGATGGTCGATTTATAACAGATCAGTACGTATATGCGAGTGAAGTATGTTATGACCGTGATACAGGAGAAGAAATTGGTATTGAAGCATGTCAACCTTATATTGAACGTGCATCTGTTGAACTTGAATATTCTGATAAAATCATAAATGGAGATCTATTACGTTTCTATGATGAAGAAACAGGTAATTTAAAACATGAATCATTAGAATAA
- a CDS encoding YqgQ family protein has product MKSMKDIYDLLKQYGTYIYTRDRIGDLILMEDEIRELYKARVMDTKDYQMALLLIRQEATKIKSGKN; this is encoded by the coding sequence ATGAAATCGATGAAGGATATATATGATTTATTGAAACAGTATGGTACATACATCTATACAAGAGATCGAATAGGTGATCTTATATTAATGGAAGATGAAATAAGAGAACTTTATAAGGCAAGAGTAATGGATACAAAGGATTATCAAATGGCGTTATTATTAATACGCCAAGAAGCAACAAAAATCAAATCTGGTAAAAATTGA
- a CDS encoding 5-formyltetrahydrofolate cyclo-ligase, which yields MNKKEMRKKVNTTLTEMTIEQHQDFSVNIKERLLREKSIKEAKTIALTISKYPEVDTLNIIEELWGLGKKVVVPKCDPSDRSMTFYAITSFEQLETVYMDLKEPIIELTQMVNRHEIDVIIVPGIVYDFRGFRIGYGGGYYDRYLKNYDGTLISLAFTVQLTHQVPKEAHDIPVDIIITEQDRIDCLRN from the coding sequence ATGAACAAAAAAGAAATGCGTAAAAAAGTAAATACCACTTTAACCGAAATGACAATTGAGCAACATCAAGATTTCTCTGTAAATATAAAAGAACGTCTATTAAGAGAAAAGTCTATTAAAGAAGCGAAAACAATTGCTCTTACTATATCTAAATACCCTGAGGTAGATACACTAAATATTATAGAAGAACTATGGGGTCTTGGAAAAAAAGTGGTTGTTCCTAAATGTGACCCTTCAGATCGATCTATGACTTTTTATGCAATTACAAGTTTCGAGCAATTAGAAACAGTGTACATGGACTTAAAGGAACCAATCATCGAATTAACACAAATGGTCAATCGACATGAAATTGATGTAATAATCGTACCTGGAATTGTATATGATTTTAGAGGATTTCGTATTGGCTACGGCGGAGGATACTATGATCGTTATTTAAAAAACTACGATGGTACTTTAATTTCTCTTGCTTTTACAGTGCAATTGACTCATCAAGTTCCAAAAGAAGCACATGATATACCTGTAGATATTATTATTACAGAACAAGATCGTATTGATTGCCTGAGAAATTGA
- the rpmG gene encoding 50S ribosomal protein L33 → MRVNITLACTDCGERNYISKKNKRNNPERLEFKKYCSREKKVTLHRETK, encoded by the coding sequence ATGCGCGTAAACATTACTTTAGCTTGCACAGATTGTGGCGAACGTAACTACATTTCTAAAAAGAACAAACGTAACAATCCTGAGCGTCTTGAATTCAAAAAATATTGCTCTCGCGAGAAGAAAGTCACTCTTCACCGTGAAACAAAATAA
- a CDS encoding LysR substrate-binding domain-containing protein produces the protein MDFIALHYFRTVAKYENMSRAAADLHITQPALSKSISLLEESLGVELFDRNGRSIKLNRYGKFFLERTEFILQEYDRAKEDLLNLVAPGQGEVSIGFMHTLGLEVIPSLMTDVKKVYPKMKFQLSQSNSSELMKKLEQGELDLCLISSLDTNNDVVWERLWDEELFLIVPSQHPLANKDKVKLSEFAELPFISIKKGNSLRQTVDELYRREGFQLNVAFEGEEIHTVASLVESGLGVSLIPLIKGIEQYNLKILQVDANDCKREIGVAYKTNRFMSAVTRQFASYVRSYFKKG, from the coding sequence ATGGATTTTATCGCGCTTCATTATTTTAGAACAGTTGCTAAGTATGAAAATATGTCTCGTGCAGCAGCTGATTTACATATAACTCAACCAGCATTAAGTAAATCAATTTCATTATTAGAAGAGTCCCTAGGCGTAGAACTTTTTGACCGAAATGGACGGTCGATTAAATTAAATCGTTACGGAAAATTTTTTTTGGAGCGTACTGAATTTATTTTGCAAGAATATGATCGAGCGAAAGAAGACTTACTGAATCTTGTAGCCCCTGGTCAAGGGGAAGTGTCAATTGGTTTTATGCATACACTAGGACTTGAAGTGATACCATCGTTAATGACAGATGTGAAGAAAGTGTATCCTAAAATGAAATTTCAGTTATCACAAAGTAACTCAAGTGAGTTAATGAAAAAACTTGAACAAGGTGAGCTTGATCTATGCTTAATTTCTTCACTAGATACAAATAATGATGTGGTATGGGAGAGGCTTTGGGATGAAGAGTTATTTTTAATTGTACCAAGTCAGCATCCATTAGCTAATAAAGATAAGGTAAAACTATCTGAATTTGCAGAACTTCCATTTATCTCAATTAAAAAAGGGAATTCTTTGCGTCAAACAGTTGATGAGTTATATAGAAGAGAAGGTTTTCAATTAAATGTTGCCTTTGAAGGTGAGGAAATTCATACGGTTGCAAGTTTAGTGGAAAGTGGTTTAGGCGTATCGCTCATTCCGTTAATTAAAGGAATTGAGCAATATAATTTGAAGATTCTTCAAGTTGATGCAAATGATTGCAAACGAGAAATAGGGGTCGCTTATAAAACTAATCGATTTATGAGTGCCGTAACAAGACAATTTGCATCGTATGTTCGCTCTTATTTTAAAAAAGGATAG
- a CDS encoding MFS transporter — protein sequence MTYLQKGTKQFTLANLALFAAGFITFANLYITQPLFPQFSKEFHVSPTVASLSLSVATVALSFSLILFGSLSEAWGRKKLMTISIFAASFLTIALAFSPSFEILILLRIVQGFVFAGVPAIAMAYLGEEVDPASLGAAMGLYISGNSVGGLAGRIIMGTVTDLYNWQIGMIFLGLLSLVICAYFVWALPASKHFTPRPLQIKSLSKSLFSHLKDPGLVCLFGIAFTLMGGFVTLYNYISYKLLAHPYNLSATIVGWIFIVYLVGTFSSAWFGSLSDKFGRQKVLFIGIIIMFTGALLTLPVHLFIKILGIVVFTFGFFGAHSIASGWVSRRAKRDKAQASSLYLFAYYFGSSVGGTTGGIFWSHWGWNGIIAFISCLIMTAFFLTVTIMLNDRKVESSVENHYQY from the coding sequence ATGACCTACTTACAAAAGGGCACAAAACAGTTTACTTTGGCTAATTTAGCATTGTTTGCTGCAGGATTCATTACTTTTGCAAATCTATATATTACGCAACCACTGTTTCCACAGTTTTCAAAAGAATTTCATGTGTCACCAACTGTTGCTAGTCTTTCATTATCGGTTGCAACAGTCGCATTGTCATTTAGCTTAATTTTATTTGGCTCCTTGTCAGAGGCTTGGGGACGAAAAAAATTAATGACGATTTCAATTTTTGCAGCTTCTTTTCTAACAATCGCTTTAGCTTTCTCACCCTCATTTGAAATCTTAATCCTTTTAAGAATTGTTCAAGGATTTGTGTTTGCTGGCGTTCCAGCTATTGCTATGGCTTATTTAGGTGAAGAAGTTGACCCGGCAAGCTTAGGTGCTGCAATGGGCCTTTATATAAGTGGTAACTCCGTCGGTGGACTTGCAGGGCGAATTATTATGGGGACAGTTACCGACTTATATAATTGGCAAATTGGGATGATTTTTTTAGGATTATTAAGTTTAGTAATTTGTGCTTACTTTGTTTGGGCGTTGCCAGCTTCAAAACACTTCACACCTAGACCATTACAAATTAAATCACTATCGAAATCTTTATTTTCCCATCTAAAAGACCCTGGATTAGTTTGTTTATTTGGTATTGCCTTTACGCTTATGGGTGGCTTTGTAACGTTGTATAACTACATAAGTTATAAATTACTAGCCCATCCATATAATTTAAGTGCAACCATTGTAGGATGGATTTTTATAGTCTATTTAGTTGGGACATTTAGCTCAGCTTGGTTTGGTAGTCTTTCAGATAAATTCGGTCGACAAAAGGTATTATTTATAGGGATTATTATCATGTTTACAGGTGCATTACTTACATTACCTGTTCACCTTTTCATAAAAATATTAGGTATTGTCGTCTTTACTTTTGGATTTTTCGGTGCTCACTCAATTGCAAGTGGTTGGGTTAGTCGAAGAGCAAAAAGAGATAAAGCGCAAGCTTCCTCACTTTATTTATTCGCCTACTATTTTGGTTCTAGTGTTGGTGGAACAACCGGCGGCATCTTCTGGTCACACTGGGGCTGGAATGGAATAATTGCTTTTATCAGTTGTTTAATTATGACAGCCTTCTTCCTTACTGTTACAAT